Proteins encoded within one genomic window of Vidua macroura isolate BioBank_ID:100142 chromosome 2, ASM2450914v1, whole genome shotgun sequence:
- the C2H3orf85 gene encoding uncharacterized protein C3orf85 homolog isoform X1, with product MSLKMFQILVSALLFTASVSSALGAPFLAEESANQFMRLKRHIPYSLSYWDSSSRQNTWAYTVAEQLCSMGFLNRAFHRLGACVYLMTTSDPTWSYYSSLGLTSNNKLLNPTHLVSGCAKIWPDVFAIMYLIR from the exons ATGTctctgaaaatgtttcaaattttgGTGTCTGCTCTGCTGTTTACAG CTTCTGTTTCGAGTGCTCTTGGAGCACCCTTTCTGGCAGAAGAATCAGCAAATCAATTCATGCGGCTCAAACGACACATACCATATTCTCTGAGCTACTGGGACTCAAGCAGCCGCCAGAACACGTGGGCATACACCGTGGCTGAACAG CTGTGTTCGATGGGGTTTCTCAATCGAGCATTTCATAGACTCGGAGCCTGTGTGTACCTAA TGACAACATCAGATCCTACATGGAGCTACTACAGCAGTCTGGGGCTCACCTCCAACAACAAGCTATTAAATCCTACACATCTTGTATCTGGCTGTGCTAAGATATGGCCAGATGTATTTGCCATTATGTATTTGATAAGATGA
- the C2H3orf85 gene encoding uncharacterized protein C3orf85 homolog isoform X2, with protein sequence MSLKMFQILVSALLFTASVSSALGAPFLAEESANQFMRLKRHIPYSLSYWDSSSRQNTWAYTVAEQISESWATLRETAQYYMDLDHFSFDPSTAVFDGVSQSSIS encoded by the exons ATGTctctgaaaatgtttcaaattttgGTGTCTGCTCTGCTGTTTACAG CTTCTGTTTCGAGTGCTCTTGGAGCACCCTTTCTGGCAGAAGAATCAGCAAATCAATTCATGCGGCTCAAACGACACATACCATATTCTCTGAGCTACTGGGACTCAAGCAGCCGCCAGAACACGTGGGCATACACCGTGGCTGAACAG ATTAGTGAATCATGGGCAACTTTGAGGGAAACAGCACAATACTACATGGACTTGGACCATTTTTCCTTCGATCCTTCAACAGCTGTGTTCGATGGGGTTTCTCAATCGAGCATTTCATAG